A genomic region of Trifolium pratense cultivar HEN17-A07 linkage group LG3, ARS_RC_1.1, whole genome shotgun sequence contains the following coding sequences:
- the LOC123916321 gene encoding probable glutathione S-transferase parA — MEENNVVLLDFWPSSYGMRVKIALEEKRVSYECRQEDFQAKSSLLLEMNPVYKTIPVLVHNGKSICESLNIVEYIDEAWNHKPSLLPSDPYKRSIAKFWGDYIDKHVYSIGKKVWTGKGEEQEEGKKKFIECLKTLEQELGDKPYFGGEDFGYVDVALIPFTSWFYTYETYGKLSIEDECPKLVSWVKRCMEKESVAKSLPHPHKIYGFAMQYKQNHGLE, encoded by the exons ATGGAAGAGAACAACGTTGTTTTGTTGGATTTCTGGCCAAGCTCATATGGAATGAGAGTGAAAATCGCGTTGGAAGAGAAGCGAGTTTCATATGAATGTAGACAAGAAGATTTTCAAGCTAAAAGCTCTCTCCTTTTAGAGATGAACCCGGTTTACAAAACGATTCCGGTTTTGGTTCATAATGGAAAATCCATATGTGAATCACTCAACATTGTTGAGTACATTGATGAAGCTTGGAACCACAAACCTTCTCTTTTGCCCTCTGACCCTTACAAACGATCCATAGCCAAATTTTGGGGAGATTACATTGACAAACAT GTATACAGCATTGGAAAGAAGGTGTGGACAGGAAAGggtgaagaacaagaagaggGTAAAAAGAAGTTTATAGAATGCTTGAAGACACTAGAACAAGAGCTTGGAGACAAGCCATATTTTGGTGGAGAGGACTTTGGATATGTTGATGTGGCTCTTATTCCCTTCACAAGTTGGTTTTACACCTATGAAACATATGGGAAACTAAGTATAGAGGATGAGTGTCCTAAGCTTGTGAGTTGGGTGAAGAGGTGTATGGAAAAGGAGAGTGTGGCGAAGTCACTTCCTCACCCTCACAAAATCTATGGTTTTGCAATGcaatataaacaaaatcatGGGCTTGAATAG
- the LOC123916944 gene encoding disease resistance protein RPM1-like has product MCDPCASVFSCARENLLPLARKHLFPLALDHLLPILKEGVNMIRGIPNDEIAQMKHELETIEEFIHQADKMADAEGDHPSDDGIGTREKIKQLIEASFRIQDIIDEYIIREEQQFPDPGCAAGASDYVKTKFLRLQIAHDIHSIKSQINEMKETCFETDHEGSSSFVSNLNDATSLQNLRDDPFYLDEADVVGFEKPRGILIDYMVKGRKELTAVSVVAMGGQGKTTLAKKVFDSKEVMGHFEFRVWITVSQSYDIEELLRYMLKELCKQQNVHPEIIHEMKIHEMNRRPLVEKVRNYLQQKRYVVVFDDVWSLNFWGDIKLAMIDNKKGCRILITTRTMDVATSCRESCFVEILELKGLNDEHSLKLFNKKAFHDLIGRCPENLVAISSKIVKKCDGLPLAIVVTGGLLSCKNRSYVDWYKFSENMNLELNKDSKINKLLALSYHDLPYNIKSCFLYFGLYPEDCIVPSKMLTLQWIAEGFVKEDRGRTLEEVAEGYLTMLIHRSLVQVVSITIDGRAKSCRVHDLVHAMILKKCEDLSFCKNISEDKQSSLTGMARRLSIADSSDNLMESIENSQVRSLIVYKPKKISLSFVRRIPTKYRRLKMLNIDDDRLHDVPEDLQCLSHLKYFRFRNGRGNDMYFPLPESIGMMGNLETLDLADTYYYEPMPKEICMLRKLRHFIGDQLDLIPLKDGIGGMTSLQTLPKVYFSPFRAERDNEVVELIQELGKLKQLRGLVLLNVKEEHMSVISSSINEMQQLEMLHITKINEDTFIDLDLNSPQPMLSIVKLDGRMSKKFPEWISKLQNLIELRVQLVDSMQMDDAMKLLKSMPSLLSLSISYHYDQIGVVERLHFQDGSFKNLKELHIVFFLALRYILIDEGALGSLKELQLYYIPKLMSLPTGIQHLSKLEVLSYSYPNEEFEESIALEERKEHSIFKHVLLKELLPPDINLNNTLFRLFE; this is encoded by the coding sequence ATGTGTGATCCTTGTGCAAGTGTCTTTTCCTGTGCTCGTGAAAACTTGCTTCCACTAGCCCGTAAACATTTGTTTCCACTAGCCCTTGATCATTTGCTTCCAATCCTAAAGGAAGGAGTCAACATGATTAGGGGTATCCCAAATGACGAAATTGCACAAATGAAACATGAACTTGAAACCATCGAAGAATTCATCCATCAGGCAGATAAAATGGCTGATGCCGAAGGAGACCATCCAAGTGATGATGGAATTGGAACTAGAGAAAAGATCAAGCAGCTGATAGAAGCATCTTTTCGCATACAAGATATCATTGATGAATATATAATCCGCGAGGAGCAACAATTTCCAGATCCTGGATGTGCTGCTGGTGCTTCTGACTATGTCAAAACTAAGTTTCTCCGTCTCCAAATAGCCCATGATATTCATAGCATTAAATCCcaaattaatgaaatgaaagaaacaTGTTTTGAAACGGATCATGAAGGATCAAGCAGTTTTGTTTCAAACCTGAATGATGCAACATCATTGCAGAACCTTCGAGATGATCCTTTTTACTTAGATGAAGCTGATGTTGTTGGCTTTGAAAAGCCAAGAGGCATATTGATTGATTACATGGTGAAGGGAAGAAAAGAGCTCACAGCCGTCTCCGTGGTAGCAATGGGAGGGCAAGGAAAAACCACTCTTGCTAAAAAAGTTTTTGACAGCAAAGAAGTCATGGGACACTTTGAATTTCGTGTATGGATCACGGTGTCACAATCATATGATATAGAAGAGTTGCTGAGATACATGTTAAAGGAGCTTTGCAAACAACAAAATGTCCATCCTGAGATCATTCATGAAATGAAAATTCATGAAATGAATCGACGACCATTAGTTGAAAAGGTGAGAAACTACTTGCAGCAAAAAAGGTACGTTGTCGTGTTTGACGATGTATGGAGCTTAAATTTTTGGGGTGATATTAAACTTGCTATGATTGATAACAAAAAGGGTTGTAGGATACTAATCACCACTAGGACCATGGATGTTGCCACTTCTTGTAGGGAATCTTGTTTTGTTGAAATTCTTGAACTCAAAGGTTTAAATGATGAACACTCTTTGAAATTGTTCAATAAGAAGGCATTTCATGACTTGATCGGACGTTGTCCGGAAAATCTTGTTGCTATATCGtctaaaattgttaaaaaatgtGATGGATTACCACTAGCAATTGTAGTCACTGGTGGTCTTTTATCATGCAAAAATAGATCATATGTTGACTGGTACAAGTTTagtgaaaatatgaatttaGAGTTAAACAAAGATTCCAAGATAAACAAATTGTTAGCTCTTAGTTACCATGATTTGCCTTACAACATCAAGTCATGTTTCTTGTATTTTGGATTATATCCAGAAGACTGTATAGTTCCTTCAAAGATGTTGACTCTACAATGGATAGCTGAAGGGTTCGTGAAAGAAGATAGAGGAAGGACGTTGGAAGAGGTTGCTGAAGGATATTTAACAATGTTGATCCATAGAAGTTTGGTGCAAGTAGTTTCAATCACTATTGATGGAAGAGCAAAAAGTTGTCGTGTTCATGATCTAGTGCATGCAATGATCCTTAAAAAATGTGAGGATTTAAGTTTTTGCAAGAATATTAGTGAGGACAAACAATCATCTTTGACTGGAATGGCTCGGCGCCTATCGATAGCAGACAGTTCTGATAATTTAATGGAAAGTATTGAAAACTCACAGGTTCGATCACTGATTGtttacaaaccaaaaaaaatatctctATCCTTTGTAAGGAGAATCCCTACAAAATACAGGCGGTTGAAGATGCTTAATATAGATGATGATCGATTGCATGATGTTCCTGAAGACTTGCAATGTTTGAGCCACTTGAAGTATTTTAGATTCAGAAATGGAAGGGGTAATGACATGTATTTTCCACTTCCAGAATCCATTGGCATGATGGGGAACTTAGAGACCTTGGATTTAGCAGATACATATTACTATGAACCTATGCCGAAGGAGATTTGCATGCTTAGAAAGCTACGCCATTTTATAGGCGACCAACTGGATTTAATTCCATTGAAGGATGGTATTGGAGGTATGACATCGCTACAAACGCTGCCTAAAGTTTATTTTAGCCCGTTTAGAGCTGAAAGGGATAACGAAGTAGTAGAGCTAATCCAAGAGTTGGGAAAGCTAAAACAACTAAGAGGATTGGTCTTGCTCAATGTTAAGGAGGAACATATGAGTGTCATATCTTCCTCAATCAATGAGATGCAACAATTGGAGATGTTGCATATTACGAAAATCAACGAAGATACATTcattgatttggatttgaattCACCCCAACCGATGCTTAGCATAGTTAAACTTGATGGTCGGATGTCAAAGAAGTTTCCTGAGTGGATttcaaaacttcaaaatcttATTGAGCTAAGAGTGCAACTTGTGGATTCCATGCAAATGGATGATGCAATGAAATTACTCAAAAGTATGCCAAGCTTGCTGTCCCTCAGTATCTCCTACCATTATGATCAAATTGGAGTTGTTGAAAGGTTACATTTTCAAGATGGATCGTTTAAGAATTTGAAGGAGCTACATATTGTTTTTTTCCTTGCCTTGAGGTACATACTTATTGACGAAGGTGCGTTGGGTTCACTAAAAGAGCTCCAATTATACTACATCCCCAAACTAATGTCATTACCAACTGGCATTCAACACTTATCCAAGCTTGAAGTTCTAAGTTATTCATATCCCAATGAGGAATTTGAGGAAAGTATTGCtttagaagaaagaaaagagcaTTCGATCTTCAAGCATGTGCTCTTGAAagaattactccctccggacataAATCTAAACAACACACTTTTTAGATTATTTGAATAA